In Isoptericola jiangsuensis, the following proteins share a genomic window:
- a CDS encoding RNA polymerase sigma factor, translated as MASTAQNPPLPREFEHEALKELLGRGAAVGRVDAESFRSACEAAAVGDPKRLKAVLRAFATAGVEIGLPTATKVAAATSGGATKTQARAKAPTAKAATSRAAAKAEPAETPEDEAAAPAPKRTTTRTTAKKAPAKKAATSTRSKAAAKSAPESDDVPEDEDLELEVDADESDDAAETVATDETDGEQESGGTRTAARAAREKREEDRGGFVVSDSDDDDQPAQQVVTAGATADPVKDYLKQIGKVALLNAEQEVELAKRIEAGLFAEERLAQDYTDFDRSKASAEERRDWRDLQWIAHDGKRAKNHLLEANLRLVVSLAKRYTGRGMLFLDLIQEGNLGLIRAVEKFDYTKGYKFSTYATWWIRQAITRAMADQARTIRIPVHMVEVINKLARVQRQMLQDLGREPTPEELAKELDMTPEKVVEVQKYGREPISLHTPLGEDGDSEFGDLIEDSEAVVPSDAVSFTLLQEQLHQVLDTLSEREAGVVSMRFGLQDGQPKTLDEIGKVYGVTRERIRQIESKTMSKLRHPSRSQVLRDYLD; from the coding sequence GTGGCGTCCACTGCGCAGAACCCCCCGCTGCCCCGCGAGTTCGAACACGAGGCCCTCAAGGAGCTCCTCGGGCGAGGAGCCGCCGTCGGCCGCGTCGATGCCGAGAGCTTCCGCTCGGCCTGCGAGGCCGCTGCCGTGGGTGACCCCAAGCGCCTGAAGGCCGTGCTGCGTGCGTTCGCGACCGCCGGGGTGGAGATCGGCCTGCCGACCGCCACCAAGGTCGCCGCGGCCACGTCCGGCGGGGCCACCAAGACCCAGGCGCGGGCGAAGGCGCCCACCGCCAAGGCCGCCACGTCCCGCGCCGCCGCCAAGGCCGAGCCGGCCGAGACCCCGGAGGACGAGGCCGCCGCCCCGGCCCCGAAGCGGACGACCACGCGCACCACGGCGAAGAAGGCCCCGGCGAAGAAGGCCGCCACCTCGACGCGCTCGAAGGCCGCCGCGAAGTCGGCGCCCGAGTCGGACGACGTGCCCGAGGACGAGGACCTCGAGCTCGAGGTCGACGCCGACGAGTCGGACGACGCGGCCGAGACCGTCGCGACCGACGAGACCGACGGCGAGCAGGAGTCCGGCGGCACCCGCACCGCGGCCCGCGCGGCGCGCGAGAAGCGCGAGGAGGACCGCGGCGGGTTCGTCGTGTCCGACTCGGACGACGACGACCAGCCGGCCCAGCAGGTCGTGACGGCCGGCGCCACCGCCGACCCCGTCAAGGACTACCTCAAGCAGATCGGCAAGGTCGCGCTCCTCAACGCCGAGCAGGAGGTCGAGCTCGCCAAGCGCATCGAGGCCGGCCTGTTCGCCGAGGAGCGTCTCGCGCAGGACTACACGGACTTCGACCGGTCGAAGGCCAGCGCCGAGGAGCGTCGCGACTGGCGTGACCTGCAGTGGATCGCCCACGACGGCAAGCGGGCGAAGAACCACCTGCTCGAGGCCAACCTGCGCCTCGTCGTCTCCCTGGCCAAGCGCTACACCGGCCGCGGCATGCTGTTCCTGGACCTCATCCAGGAGGGCAACCTCGGTCTGATCCGCGCGGTCGAGAAGTTCGACTACACCAAGGGCTACAAGTTCTCGACGTACGCCACCTGGTGGATCCGTCAGGCGATCACCCGCGCCATGGCCGACCAGGCCCGCACCATCCGTATCCCGGTGCACATGGTCGAGGTCATCAACAAGCTCGCCCGCGTGCAGCGCCAGATGCTCCAGGACCTGGGCCGCGAGCCCACGCCGGAGGAGCTGGCCAAGGAGCTGGACATGACGCCCGAGAAGGTCGTCGAGGTCCAGAAGTACGGGCGCGAGCCCATCTCGCTGCACACCCCGCTCGGCGAGGACGGCGACAGCGAGTTCGGTGACCTCATCGAGGACTCCGAGGCGGTCGTCCCGTCCGACGCGGTGTCGTTCACGCTCCTGCAGGAGCAGCTGCACCAGGTCCTCGACACGCTCTCCGAGCGCGAGGCCGGCGTGGTGTCGATGCGGTTCGGCCTCCAGGACGGCCAGCCGAAGACGCTCGACGAGATCGGCAAGGTCTACGGGGTGACGCGTGAGCGCATCCGGCAGATCGAGTCCAAGACGATGTCGAAGCTGCGTCACCCGTCGCGCTCGCAGGTCCTGCGCGACTACCTCGACTGA
- a CDS encoding universal stress protein has protein sequence MAIVVGHLSTPEGSEALGAATAEARRRGSELVLVTAAAQDAEAGLTALHERLTAAGVEHRLVPGTGDLADDLVRTATESGAELIVIGLRRRSPVGKLILGSGAQRILLDAPCPVLAVKP, from the coding sequence ATGGCGATCGTCGTTGGACATCTCAGCACCCCCGAGGGCTCCGAGGCGCTGGGTGCCGCCACCGCCGAGGCGCGCCGCCGCGGGTCCGAGCTGGTCCTCGTCACGGCGGCCGCGCAGGACGCCGAGGCCGGGCTGACGGCGTTGCACGAGCGGCTCACCGCCGCCGGGGTCGAGCACCGCCTGGTCCCGGGGACGGGCGACCTGGCGGACGACCTGGTGCGGACCGCCACGGAGTCGGGGGCCGAGCTCATCGTCATCGGGCTGCGCCGCCGCAGCCCTGTGGGCAAGCTCATCCTGGGCTCGGGCGCGCAGCGCATCCTGCTCGACGCGCCGTGCCCGGTGCTGGCCGTCAAGCCCTGA
- a CDS encoding DUF4192 domain-containing protein has protein sequence MTPLTSTAPAPVTLRSPQDLLAALPYQLGFRPAESVVLACVADRRLVLVARVGLDDLGGPDAADGLTGLRRAVRHADPDWCALVVYTDLDPATVDARTDLVRDVLDPATRVEEWHVSSTRYRGLGCTDPGCCPLDGHPVAALDSTVVGASQVLAGRAVAASARAAFEIPPVDRTARDLAARAARRWEKAGRADDDRAAWRREALATWRRALRAVGPDHGADVAPDRLGAALAGRVAAALADRQVRDAALLTLVPGHDASARRTLEHDDPAAVEEATARAMAAVTDPAVAVRPDPRTAARARAVLEQTVAHVPRRRQAAPLTVLAFLAWWEGDGPRAAHRVTAALAVDPGYRLARLVESVVGAGLPPGWVRAGRPGGAAGPTPDGQVG, from the coding sequence ATGACACCCCTCACCTCGACCGCCCCCGCGCCGGTCACGCTGCGCTCGCCCCAGGACCTGCTCGCGGCCCTGCCCTACCAGCTCGGCTTCCGCCCGGCCGAGTCCGTCGTCCTGGCCTGCGTCGCCGACAGGCGCCTCGTCCTGGTCGCCCGGGTCGGGCTCGACGACCTCGGCGGCCCCGACGCCGCCGACGGCCTGACCGGCCTGCGGCGTGCGGTGCGGCACGCCGACCCCGACTGGTGCGCCCTCGTGGTCTACACGGACCTCGACCCCGCCACCGTCGACGCCCGCACCGACCTCGTGCGGGACGTCCTCGACCCGGCGACCCGCGTCGAGGAGTGGCACGTCTCCTCGACCCGCTACCGCGGCCTCGGCTGCACCGACCCCGGCTGCTGCCCCCTCGACGGTCACCCGGTCGCCGCGCTGGACAGCACGGTCGTCGGCGCGAGCCAGGTCCTGGCCGGCCGCGCCGTGGCCGCCTCGGCGCGGGCCGCGTTCGAGATCCCCCCGGTCGACCGCACGGCCCGCGACCTGGCGGCCCGGGCGGCGCGCCGCTGGGAGAAGGCCGGCCGCGCCGACGACGACCGCGCGGCGTGGCGCCGCGAGGCGCTGGCCACGTGGCGACGCGCCCTGCGCGCCGTCGGCCCCGACCACGGCGCCGACGTCGCGCCGGACCGGCTCGGCGCGGCGCTGGCCGGGCGCGTCGCCGCAGCGCTCGCGGACCGGCAGGTGCGGGACGCGGCGCTGCTGACCCTGGTGCCCGGCCACGACGCGTCGGCCCGCCGGACCCTGGAGCACGACGACCCGGCGGCGGTGGAGGAGGCGACCGCTCGGGCGATGGCCGCGGTGACCGACCCGGCGGTGGCGGTGCGCCCCGACCCGCGGACCGCGGCTCGTGCCCGCGCGGTCCTCGAGCAGACCGTGGCGCACGTCCCCCGGCGGCGGCAGGCCGCGCCGTTGACCGTCCTGGCGTTCCTCGCGTGGTGGGAGGGCGACGGCCCGCGGGCGGCCCACCGGGTGACGGCGGCCCTCGCCGTCGATCCCGGCTACCGCCTGGCTCGGCTGGTGGAGAGCGTCGTCGGCGCGGGCCTGCCCCCGGGCTGGGTGCGCGCGGGTCGGCCCGGCGGCGCCGCCGGGCCGACCCCCGACGGGCAGGTCGGGTAG
- a CDS encoding polyprenyl synthetase family protein: MPAAPLVDQENLRPDVDAALGAHLDRLAAEVAATGPGTTAMTEQVATLLAGGKRLRAAFCYWSFRAHGGAASGTQRDAVVRMGAALELFQAAALLHDDVMDASDTRRGLPTAHRVFAARHAERGWTGDADRFGVAAAILLGDLCLVAAHREAAAALDVLPADVARAARDLFDAMTSEVVVGQYLDVLVQAEPWGLDPAADEARARTVLRAKSARYSVERPLVLGAVLAGAGDDAVAAMSAAGLPLGEAFQLRDDVLGVFGDPAVTGKPAGDDLREGKHTVLVARTLAAGDDASRRTLTARLGDPDLTPDDVRTLRALVVDSGALAGVEKLIDSLADEALDALAAADLTEDGRPVLTALARLAVDRHA; the protein is encoded by the coding sequence ATGCCTGCCGCTCCCCTGGTCGACCAGGAGAACCTCCGCCCCGACGTCGACGCCGCCCTCGGTGCCCACCTGGACCGCCTCGCCGCCGAGGTCGCCGCCACCGGACCCGGTACCACCGCCATGACCGAGCAGGTCGCCACGCTCCTCGCGGGCGGCAAGCGGCTGCGGGCCGCGTTCTGCTACTGGTCGTTCCGTGCGCACGGCGGGGCCGCGTCCGGCACGCAGCGGGACGCCGTGGTCCGCATGGGGGCGGCCCTCGAGCTGTTCCAGGCCGCGGCGCTGCTGCACGACGACGTCATGGACGCCTCCGACACGCGCCGCGGGCTGCCGACCGCGCACCGGGTGTTCGCCGCCCGCCACGCGGAGCGCGGGTGGACCGGGGACGCGGACCGGTTCGGGGTGGCGGCCGCCATCCTCCTCGGCGACCTGTGCCTCGTCGCCGCGCACCGCGAGGCCGCCGCCGCCCTCGACGTCCTGCCGGCCGACGTCGCCCGCGCCGCGCGCGACCTGTTCGACGCGATGACGAGCGAGGTCGTCGTCGGCCAGTACCTGGACGTGCTCGTCCAGGCCGAGCCGTGGGGTCTCGACCCGGCCGCGGACGAGGCGCGGGCCCGCACCGTGCTGCGCGCCAAGTCGGCCCGCTACTCCGTGGAGCGTCCGCTGGTCCTCGGCGCGGTCCTCGCCGGCGCCGGGGACGACGCCGTGGCCGCCATGAGCGCCGCCGGGCTGCCGCTCGGCGAGGCGTTCCAGCTGCGCGACGACGTGCTGGGGGTGTTCGGGGACCCCGCCGTCACCGGCAAGCCCGCCGGCGACGACCTGCGCGAGGGCAAGCACACCGTCCTGGTGGCCCGCACCCTGGCGGCAGGCGACGACGCCTCGCGCCGGACGCTGACCGCCCGGCTCGGCGACCCCGACCTCACGCCCGACGACGTGCGCACGCTGCGCGCCCTCGTCGTGGACTCCGGTGCCCTCGCGGGCGTCGAGAAGCTCATCGACTCCCTCGCGGACGAGGCGCTGGACGCCCTGGCGGCGGCCGACCTCACCGAGGACGGGCGTCCGGTGCTCACCGCGCTGGCCCGCCTGGCGGTGGACCGGCACGCCTGA
- a CDS encoding Rv2175c family DNA-binding protein encodes MNDIHESTLDDLVGDWLTLPDVADVLDLEIRRVRGLVADRHLLGVKRGERTTFQVPAAFLVTTDDGTHVLETLRGTATLLQDAGFDDAEALRWLFTGQDTLGGETPVAAMRAGRRAEVRRLAQALA; translated from the coding sequence GTGAACGACATCCACGAGAGCACCCTGGACGACCTCGTCGGCGACTGGCTGACCCTGCCGGACGTCGCCGACGTCCTCGACCTCGAGATCCGCCGGGTGCGGGGCCTGGTGGCCGACCGTCACCTGCTCGGCGTCAAGCGGGGTGAGCGCACGACGTTCCAGGTCCCCGCGGCGTTCCTCGTCACCACCGACGACGGCACCCACGTGCTGGAGACCCTGCGCGGTACCGCGACCCTGCTGCAGGACGCCGGGTTCGACGACGCCGAGGCCCTGCGGTGGCTGTTCACCGGGCAGGACACGCTCGGCGGCGAGACGCCCGTGGCCGCGATGCGGGCCGGTCGCCGGGCCGAGGTGCGCCGCCTCGCGCAGGCGCTGGCCTGA
- the pknB gene encoding Stk1 family PASTA domain-containing Ser/Thr kinase — translation MATTTTDPQLGRLVDGRYEIVARVARGGMATVYRARDRRLGREVAVKIMHPHLAEGVDGASFVSRFRREARASARLSHPGVVAVFDQGVDGDTSYLTMEYVPGHNLRSELRDGPLPVGRALDVTVQVLAALGAAHRVGLVHRDVKPENVLVDDEDRVKVADFGLARAVTEVTSTATGTILGTVAYLAPEVITSGGCTPATDVYAVGVLLHEMLTGTLPYPGETPVQVAFRHVHEDLPPPSVRVPWLPAEVDALVASFTARDAARRPAHAGAALAALRALRASLADDVLARAAVPGAGPAGPAPADGADGPDAPGPGTEAPAAPAGAAGAASADDVDEIPAAFFADVATTGQVTEHLVAEPTTALPAETPVRRRRRGRVVVAWVCVLVTLAGGGVGGWWWFTDGPGAWTDVPTGLVGAAVQDAETRLDRAGLGGRTTETYHDDVAAGEVVSTEPGTGEPVRRDGVVTLVVSLGVEMLTVPAGLVGSAQDDAEAALADAGFTVGPSSGAYDDEAPRGEVLEVSVKEGSTQPHDTAVRLTVSQGPAPVQVPQVVGRSQEDAEGDLAAAGLRVDYADPEHSTDVAEGNVLRQDPEQGSDAVRTDTITLTLSAGPREVAVPDVVGMSEQEATDALVDAGFDVEVNRYLGGLLDTVRFQDVDGKAPEGSTVTLTVW, via the coding sequence GTGGCCACCACGACGACTGACCCCCAGCTCGGCCGCCTGGTCGACGGGCGGTACGAGATCGTCGCGCGCGTGGCCCGCGGCGGGATGGCGACGGTCTACCGGGCCCGCGACCGCCGCCTGGGCCGCGAGGTCGCGGTGAAGATCATGCACCCGCACCTCGCCGAGGGCGTGGACGGGGCGAGCTTCGTGTCGCGGTTCCGGCGCGAGGCGCGGGCCTCGGCCCGCCTGTCCCACCCCGGGGTCGTCGCGGTGTTCGACCAGGGCGTCGACGGCGACACCAGCTACCTGACCATGGAGTACGTGCCGGGCCACAACCTGCGCTCCGAGCTGCGCGACGGCCCTCTGCCGGTCGGCCGCGCCCTCGACGTCACCGTCCAGGTGCTGGCCGCGCTCGGCGCCGCCCACCGGGTGGGCCTGGTGCACCGCGACGTCAAGCCGGAGAACGTGCTCGTCGACGACGAGGACCGCGTCAAGGTCGCGGACTTCGGGCTGGCGCGGGCCGTCACCGAGGTCACGTCGACCGCGACCGGCACCATCCTCGGCACGGTCGCCTACCTCGCGCCCGAGGTCATCACGTCGGGCGGGTGCACGCCCGCCACCGACGTCTACGCCGTGGGCGTCCTGCTGCACGAGATGCTCACCGGCACGCTCCCCTACCCCGGGGAGACGCCGGTCCAGGTCGCGTTCCGGCACGTCCACGAGGACCTGCCGCCCCCGTCGGTGCGCGTCCCGTGGCTGCCGGCCGAGGTCGACGCGCTCGTCGCCTCGTTCACCGCGCGCGACGCCGCCCGCCGCCCGGCCCACGCCGGTGCCGCGCTCGCCGCCCTGCGCGCGCTGCGCGCCAGCCTCGCCGACGACGTGCTCGCACGGGCCGCGGTCCCCGGTGCCGGTCCCGCCGGGCCCGCGCCCGCCGACGGCGCGGACGGCCCGGACGCGCCGGGCCCCGGCACCGAGGCGCCCGCCGCACCGGCGGGTGCGGCGGGTGCGGCCAGCGCGGACGACGTGGACGAGATCCCGGCCGCGTTCTTCGCCGACGTCGCCACGACCGGGCAGGTCACGGAGCACCTCGTGGCCGAACCCACCACCGCCCTGCCCGCGGAGACCCCGGTGCGCCGCCGCCGGCGCGGGCGCGTCGTGGTGGCCTGGGTGTGCGTGCTCGTCACCCTGGCGGGGGGCGGCGTCGGCGGCTGGTGGTGGTTCACCGACGGGCCCGGAGCGTGGACCGACGTGCCCACGGGCCTCGTGGGTGCCGCCGTGCAGGACGCCGAGACCCGGCTCGACCGTGCCGGTCTCGGGGGGCGCACCACCGAGACGTACCACGACGACGTCGCCGCGGGTGAGGTCGTCAGCACCGAGCCCGGCACGGGCGAGCCCGTCCGCCGCGACGGCGTCGTCACCCTCGTCGTCTCGCTCGGCGTCGAGATGCTCACCGTCCCGGCCGGGCTCGTCGGGTCCGCGCAGGACGACGCCGAGGCCGCGCTCGCCGACGCCGGGTTCACCGTCGGGCCGTCCAGCGGCGCGTACGACGACGAGGCGCCGCGCGGCGAGGTCCTCGAGGTGTCCGTGAAGGAGGGCTCGACCCAGCCGCACGACACCGCGGTGCGGCTCACCGTCTCCCAGGGGCCCGCGCCCGTGCAGGTCCCCCAGGTCGTCGGCCGCTCGCAGGAGGACGCCGAGGGCGACCTCGCCGCCGCCGGGCTGCGCGTCGACTATGCCGACCCGGAGCACTCCACCGACGTCGCCGAAGGGAACGTGCTGCGCCAGGACCCCGAGCAGGGCAGCGACGCGGTGCGCACCGACACCATCACGCTCACCCTGTCCGCCGGGCCGCGCGAGGTGGCCGTGCCCGACGTCGTCGGGATGTCCGAGCAGGAGGCCACCGACGCCCTCGTCGACGCCGGGTTCGACGTCGAGGTGAACCGCTACCTCGGGGGCCTGCTCGACACCGTCCGGTTCCAGGACGTCGACGGCAAGGCCCCCGAGGGGAGCACCGTCACCCTGACGGTCTGGTGA
- a CDS encoding class II 3-deoxy-7-phosphoheptulonate synthase — MSSAVDVVAPGTDPDGLDRFRDLVALQQPTWPDADAIAAVAARLSVAAPLVVPAEADTLTERLAAAGRGEAFLLQGGDCAETFADANATRIRNKVRTILQMAVILTHGASTPVVKMGRLAGQYAKPRSSDTETRDGVTLPCYRGDMINGHPFTPESRVPDPARLEQAYRISAATANVVRAFTRGGYADLRRVHEWNRGFMQNPAYARYERTATEIDRAIRFMDACGADFDALRTVEFFLSHEALVLDYERALTRVDPRTGRPYDTSAHFLWIGERTRHLDGAHVEFLSRVANPVGVKLGPTTTADDALALAQRLNPDNTPGRLTFITRMGASRVRDVLPEVVAKVTAAGVAVTWVTDPMHGNTITSESGFKTRRFTDVLDEVTGFFEVHRELGTVPGGLHMELTGDDVTEVLGGSEEISDEGLALRYETLVDPRLNHQQSLETAFQVAEMLTRR, encoded by the coding sequence ATGAGCAGCGCGGTCGACGTCGTCGCCCCGGGGACCGACCCCGACGGGCTGGACCGGTTCCGCGACCTCGTCGCGCTCCAGCAGCCGACCTGGCCGGACGCGGACGCCATCGCGGCGGTCGCGGCCCGGCTGTCGGTCGCGGCGCCGCTCGTGGTGCCCGCCGAGGCGGACACCCTCACGGAACGTCTCGCCGCGGCCGGCCGCGGCGAGGCGTTCCTCCTGCAGGGCGGGGACTGCGCGGAGACGTTCGCGGACGCGAACGCGACCCGTATCCGCAACAAGGTCCGCACCATCCTGCAGATGGCCGTCATCCTCACCCACGGTGCGAGCACGCCCGTGGTGAAGATGGGCCGCCTCGCCGGGCAGTACGCCAAGCCGCGCTCGTCCGACACCGAGACCCGCGACGGCGTCACCCTGCCCTGCTACCGGGGCGACATGATCAACGGCCACCCGTTCACCCCGGAGTCCCGGGTCCCGGACCCGGCCCGCCTGGAGCAGGCCTACCGGATCTCGGCGGCCACCGCGAACGTCGTGCGGGCGTTCACGCGCGGCGGCTACGCCGACCTGCGCCGCGTGCACGAGTGGAACCGCGGGTTCATGCAGAACCCCGCCTACGCGCGCTACGAGCGCACCGCCACGGAGATCGACCGCGCGATCCGGTTCATGGACGCGTGCGGGGCGGACTTCGACGCCCTGCGCACCGTGGAGTTCTTCCTCAGCCACGAGGCGCTGGTGCTCGACTACGAGCGGGCGCTGACGCGGGTCGACCCGCGCACCGGTCGCCCGTACGACACGAGCGCGCACTTCCTGTGGATCGGGGAGCGCACCCGCCACCTCGACGGCGCGCACGTCGAGTTCCTGTCGCGGGTCGCCAACCCGGTGGGGGTCAAGCTCGGTCCGACGACGACCGCGGACGACGCGCTCGCGCTCGCACAGCGCCTCAACCCGGACAACACGCCGGGCCGGCTGACGTTCATCACCCGCATGGGGGCGTCGCGCGTGCGTGACGTGCTGCCCGAGGTCGTCGCGAAGGTGACGGCCGCCGGGGTGGCGGTCACGTGGGTGACGGACCCGATGCACGGGAACACGATCACGTCGGAGAGCGGCTTCAAGACGCGTCGCTTCACGGACGTGCTCGACGAGGTCACGGGGTTCTTCGAGGTGCACCGCGAGCTCGGCACCGTGCCCGGCGGCCTGCACATGGAGCTCACCGGCGACGACGTCACCGAGGTGCTGGGCGGCAGCGAGGAGATCTCCGACGAGGGGCTCGCGCTGCGCTACGAGACGCTGGTCGACCCGCGCCTGAACCACCAGCAGTCGCTGGAGACGGCGTTCCAGGTCGCGGAGATGCTCACCCGGCGGTGA
- a CDS encoding pyrophosphate--fructose-6-phosphate 1-phosphotransferase: MSVRRVALLTAGGFAPCLSSAVGGLIERYTELDPSIEIIAYQYGYHGLLTGTKIVIDAEGRRQAGVLHRFGGSPIGNSRVKLTNAADCVKRGLVSEGQDPLHVAAEQLKADGVDVLHTIGGDDTNTTAADLAAFLHENDYELTVVGLPKTIDNDVVPIRQSLGAWTAAEEAAGFAANVIGEHRSGPRMLIVHEVMGRHCGWLTAAAAKEYRKWLDAQEWAPALGLTRERWDVHAVFLPELAIDIDAEAERLTAIMDSQGNVNIFLSEGAGMHEIVAQLEASGEEVQRDPFGHVKLDTINPGQWFAKQFAEKLGAEKVMVQKSGYYSRAAAANAEDLRLIKSMTDLAVDCALRGEPGVIGHDEEDGDRLKAIAFPRIAGGKAFDVHTEWFGELLAGIGQPLVPAAPAEH; this comes from the coding sequence CCGTCGATCGAGATCATCGCCTACCAGTACGGCTACCACGGTCTGCTCACCGGCACGAAGATCGTGATCGACGCCGAGGGTCGCCGCCAGGCCGGCGTCCTGCACCGCTTCGGCGGCTCGCCGATCGGCAACTCGCGCGTGAAGCTGACGAACGCCGCGGACTGCGTCAAGCGCGGTCTGGTGTCCGAGGGCCAGGACCCGCTGCACGTGGCCGCCGAGCAGCTCAAGGCCGACGGCGTCGACGTCCTGCACACCATCGGCGGCGACGACACCAACACGACCGCGGCCGACCTGGCCGCGTTCCTGCACGAGAACGACTACGAGCTGACGGTCGTGGGCCTGCCCAAGACGATCGACAACGACGTGGTGCCGATCCGCCAGTCGCTCGGCGCGTGGACCGCGGCCGAGGAGGCCGCCGGGTTCGCCGCGAACGTCATCGGCGAGCACCGGTCGGGCCCGCGCATGCTCATCGTGCACGAGGTCATGGGCCGGCACTGCGGCTGGCTGACCGCCGCCGCGGCCAAGGAGTACCGCAAGTGGCTCGACGCGCAGGAGTGGGCCCCGGCCCTCGGCCTGACCCGAGAGCGCTGGGACGTGCACGCGGTGTTCCTGCCCGAGCTCGCGATCGACATCGACGCCGAGGCGGAGCGCCTCACGGCGATCATGGACTCCCAGGGCAACGTCAACATCTTCCTGTCGGAGGGTGCGGGCATGCACGAGATCGTCGCGCAGCTCGAGGCGTCCGGCGAGGAGGTCCAGCGCGACCCGTTCGGCCACGTCAAGCTCGACACGATCAACCCGGGCCAGTGGTTCGCGAAGCAGTTCGCGGAGAAGCTGGGCGCCGAGAAGGTCATGGTCCAGAAGTCCGGCTACTACTCGCGCGCCGCCGCGGCGAACGCGGAGGACCTGCGCCTCATCAAGTCGATGACGGACCTCGCGGTGGACTGCGCGCTGCGCGGCGAGCCGGGCGTCATCGGCCACGACGAGGAGGACGGCGACCGTCTCAAGGCGATCGCGTTCCCGCGCATCGCCGGCGGCAAGGCGTTCGACGTGCACACGGAGTGGTTCGGCGAGCTGCTGGCCGGCATCGGCCAGCCGCTGGTCCCGGCCGCGCCCGCCGAGCACTGA